In the genome of Pempheris klunzingeri isolate RE-2024b chromosome 11, fPemKlu1.hap1, whole genome shotgun sequence, one region contains:
- the pigt gene encoding GPI transamidase component PIG-T codes for MAARRCSHSSVLLILCCLSVFILADSQETTPPGDQHVTEVDNPRTASETAEETAEQPAVEERRWEATPGDAAPETELPSPVPQHKDDFQEELVIRPLHSGDIYASFQFRTLWETDFMRGNKVSHYRLFPKSLGQVISKFSVRELHISFTQGYWRTMQWGQPFQPSPPGAELWVWFQDSVTDVDGTWKELTNVLSGIFCASLNFIDSTNTVQPSASFKPLGIGNVTDHRFLRYATLPREIVCTENLTPWKKLLPCGSKAGLAVLLKSEKLFHSSFHSQAVHIRPVCQDWQCKATSWELRQTLNVVFDLHTSAQGKREWSLFKMFSRTLTEACPLASSSKIYIDVTDNPEGEQFELSPATPLLSQAVVLGDRRTFSVYDLTQQITFGNPRSLNLLIRWKSSEGDMLRPLLHAERYVAGYGLQTGEIHTLMYNNHPYRAFPVLLLDSVPWYLRLYIHTLTVTSKGKDNKPSYIHYQPSKDRVRPHLLEMLVQLPPNSVTEVTVQFERALLKWTEYTPDPNHGFYVGSSVISSLVPSIVAMDTNITQERPLFSSFFPSKEESSYFVRVYTEPLLVNLPTPDFSMPYNVICLTCTVVAVGYGSLYNLLTRSFQIEEPSPGLAKRIANIIRKMRGVPPL; via the exons ATGGCTGCTCGCAGGTGCAGCCACTCGTCTGTGCTGCTTattctttgttgtttgtcagtgtttatCCTCGCAGACAGCCAAGAAACGACACCACCCGGTGACCAGCATGTCACCGAGGTGGATAATCCACGAACAGCCAGTGAAACAGCGGAAGAAACGGCCGAGCAGCCCGCGGTGGAGGAGAGGCGGTGGGAAGCGACTCCGGGTGATGCTGCCCCTGAAACAGAGCTCCCCTCCCCGGTACCACAGCACAAAGACGATTTTCAGGAGGAACTGGTCATCAGGCCGCTGCACTCGGGAGACATTTATGCCAGCTTCCAGTTCCGCACCCTGTGGGAGACGGATTTcatgagaggaaacaaag tgtcccACTACCGGCTTTTTCCCAAATCTCTGGGCCAAGTCATCTCCAAGTTCTCAGTGCGAGAGCTGCATATCTCCTTCACGCAGGGATACTGGAGGACCATGCAGTGGGGGCAGCCCTTCCAGCCGTCCCCTCCTGGGGCTGAGCTGTGGGTCTGGTTCCAGGACTCTGTGACAGA TGTGGATGGCACATGGAAGGAGCTGACGAATGTTTTGTCTGGGATCTTCTGCGCTTCACTGAACTTCATTGACTCCACCAACACTGTTCAGCCCAGCGCGTCCTTCAAACCGCTGGGTATAGGCAACG TGACGGACCACCGCTTCCTCCGCTATGCCACCCTCCCACGAGAGATTGTTTGCACTGAGAATTTGACACCCTGGAAGAAACTCTTGCCATGTGGATCCAAG GCTGGTCTCGCTGTCCTGTTAAAGTCGGAAAAACTCTTCCACAGCAGTTTTCATTCCCAGGCAGTGCACATTAGACCTGTGTGTCAGGACTGGCAGTGCAAAGCCACATCGTGGGAGCTGAGACAGACGCTGAATGTGGTTTTTGATCTGCACACCTCTGCACAGGGAAAACGAG AGTGGTCTCTGTTTAAGATGTTCTCtcggaccctgacagaagcttGTCCACTGGCCTCCTCCAGTAAAATCTACATCGACGTCACAGACAATCCTGAG GGGGAGCAGTTTGAGCTGAGCCCGGCCACCCCTCTGCTGAGCCAGGCAGTGGTGCTGGGCGACAGACGAACCTTCTCAGTCTACGATCTGACCCAACAAATCACCTTTGGCAACCCGCGCTCCCTCAACCTGCTGATCCGCTGGAAATCCAGCGAGG GTGACATGCTGCGGCCTCTGCTCCATGCCGAACGCTATGTGGCTGGTTACGGGCTGCAGACAGGAGAGATTCACACACTCATGTACAACAACCACCCCTACAGGGCTttccctgtgctgctgctggactcaGTGCCCTGGTACCTTCGTCTCTACATCCACACCCTCACCGTCACCAGCAAGGGAAAGGACAACAAGCCCA GCTACATCCACTACCAGCCGTCTAAGGACCGCGTGAGGCCTCACCTGCTGGAGATGCTGGTCCAGCTTCCTCCCAACTCCGTCACTGAGGTCACAGTACAGTTTGAGAGGGCTCTGCTCAAGTGGACTGAATACACCCCCGATCCCAACCACGGCTTCTATGTCGG GTCGTCAGTGATCAGCTCTCTTGTACCGAGCATTGTCGCCATGGATACAAACATCACTCAGGAACGCCCACTTTTCAGCAGCTT TTTTCCTTCTAAAGAGGAGTCCAGCTACTTTGTGCGCGTCTACACAGAGCCTCTGCTGGTCAACCTGCCGACTCCAGACTTCAGCATGCCTTACAATGTCATCTGCCTGACCTGCACCGTGGTGGCCGTGGGCTACGGCTCCCTCTACAACCTGCTGACCCGGAGTTTCCAGATAGAAGAGCCCAGCCCAGGATTGGCCAAGCGGATAGCCAATATCATCCGCAAAATGAGGGGCGTGCCGCCACTCTGA
- the wfdc2 gene encoding WAP four-disulfide core domain protein 3, whose protein sequence is MEKHWSTVCALILALGVFVHIAFAAGPGGKLSAKPGVCPRRRWGVGLCAEFCSNDSDCPNNEKCCHNGCGHQCIAPYTVKPGRCPLPQGTPMCAEYCYHDGQCPGEQKCCKTTCGHACSEPC, encoded by the exons ATGGAGAAGCACTGGTCGACAGTTTGTGCACTGATTTTAGCACTTGGTGTATTTGTGCACATAGCTTTTGCTGCAGGACCTGGTGGCAAATTATCAG CCAAGCCAGGAGTGTGTCCTCGCAGACGCTGGGGTGtagggctgtgtgctgaattTTGCTCTAATGACAGTGACTGCCCCAACAATGAGAAGTGCTGCCACAACGGGTGTGGACATCAGTGCATTGCACCGTACACAG TGAAGCCGGGTCGCTGTCCTCTGCCTCAGGGAACCCCCATGTGTGCCGAGTACTGCTATCACGACGGTCAGTGTCCAGGAGAGCAAAAGTGCTGCAAGACGACGTGCGGCCATGCCTGCAGCGAGCCCTGCTGA